The Actinocatenispora sera genome has a window encoding:
- a CDS encoding ABC transporter ATP-binding protein, translating to MSDQRAVPRRPAGGGHGPMAGMMPAEKSMHFGASSKRLIRMMRPDRARAFGILALGLVSVALQVIGPKILGHATDVIFSGVIGGRFPATVTKQQVVDGLRARGDGKIADMLGAMHFVPGQGIDFGAVGRVLLFAALAFAVAAALGVCQGRLTATVVQRLAFRLRQMTEEKLARLPLSYFDSQPRGEVLSRTTNDIDNISQTLQQALSQLVTSLLTIVGVLIMMLYISPLLALVAVVTVPVSLVVAMVIGKRAQPQFLKQWASTGRLNAHIEEMYTGHALVKVFGRQRQASDTFAEHNDALYSSAFKAQFISGIMQPAMMFIGNLNYVLVAVIGGLRVASGNLSLGDVQAFIQYSRQFTQPITQVAAMANLLQSGVASAERVFELLDADEQVADPAQPQRPEQLTGRVAFEHVSFSYDKDKPLISDLSLAVEPGQTVAIVGPTGAGKTTLVNLLMRFYEVDSGRIALDGVDTRTMSRDELRRRIGMVLQDTWLFGGTIAENIGYGVDGVTRERIVEAARATHVDRFVRTLPDGYDTVLDEESSNVSAGEKQLLTIARAFITEPTILVLDEATSSVDTRTEVLIQHGMTALRSGRTSFVIAHRLSTIRDADVILVMEHGDIVEQGTHDQLLTADGAYARLYAAQFAEAVADPDPV from the coding sequence ATGAGCGACCAACGAGCAGTTCCCCGTCGTCCGGCCGGCGGCGGGCACGGACCCATGGCCGGGATGATGCCGGCCGAGAAGTCGATGCACTTCGGCGCCTCCAGCAAGCGGCTGATCCGGATGATGCGGCCCGACCGCGCCCGCGCGTTCGGCATCCTGGCGCTCGGGCTGGTCAGCGTGGCGCTGCAGGTGATCGGGCCGAAGATCCTCGGCCATGCCACCGACGTGATCTTCAGCGGCGTGATCGGCGGCCGGTTCCCGGCTACCGTGACCAAGCAGCAGGTCGTCGACGGCCTGCGGGCCCGGGGCGACGGCAAGATCGCCGACATGCTCGGCGCGATGCACTTCGTGCCCGGGCAGGGCATCGACTTCGGTGCGGTCGGCCGGGTGCTGCTGTTCGCCGCGCTTGCCTTCGCGGTGGCCGCCGCGCTCGGTGTCTGCCAGGGCCGGCTGACCGCGACGGTGGTGCAGCGGCTGGCGTTCCGGTTGCGGCAGATGACCGAGGAGAAGCTGGCCCGGCTGCCGTTGAGCTACTTCGACTCGCAGCCGCGCGGCGAGGTGCTGTCGCGCACCACCAACGACATCGACAACATCTCGCAGACCCTGCAGCAGGCGCTCAGTCAGTTGGTCACCTCGCTGCTGACGATCGTCGGTGTGCTGATCATGATGCTGTACATCTCGCCGCTGCTGGCGCTGGTCGCAGTGGTGACGGTGCCGGTGTCGCTCGTGGTCGCGATGGTCATCGGCAAGCGGGCCCAACCGCAGTTCCTCAAGCAGTGGGCCAGCACCGGCCGGCTCAACGCGCACATCGAGGAGATGTACACCGGGCACGCGCTGGTGAAGGTGTTCGGGCGGCAGCGGCAGGCCTCCGACACGTTCGCCGAGCACAACGACGCGCTGTACTCCTCGGCGTTCAAGGCGCAGTTCATCTCCGGCATCATGCAGCCGGCGATGATGTTCATCGGCAACCTCAACTACGTGCTGGTCGCCGTCATCGGCGGTCTGCGGGTCGCGTCCGGCAACCTGTCGCTCGGCGACGTGCAGGCGTTCATCCAGTACTCCCGGCAGTTCACCCAGCCGATCACCCAGGTGGCGGCGATGGCGAACCTGCTGCAGTCCGGGGTGGCCTCCGCGGAGCGGGTCTTCGAGCTGCTGGACGCGGACGAGCAGGTCGCCGACCCGGCCCAGCCGCAGCGACCGGAGCAGCTGACCGGGCGGGTCGCGTTCGAGCACGTGTCCTTCTCGTACGACAAGGACAAGCCGCTGATCTCCGACCTGTCGCTCGCGGTGGAGCCGGGGCAGACGGTGGCCATCGTCGGACCGACCGGGGCCGGCAAGACCACCCTGGTCAACCTGCTGATGCGGTTCTACGAGGTGGACTCCGGCCGGATCGCGCTCGACGGCGTCGACACCCGCACGATGTCCCGGGACGAGCTGCGCCGCCGGATCGGCATGGTGTTGCAGGACACCTGGCTGTTCGGCGGCACGATCGCCGAGAACATCGGCTACGGCGTGGACGGGGTGACTCGGGAGCGGATCGTCGAGGCGGCCCGAGCCACGCACGTCGACCGGTTCGTACGCACCCTGCCGGACGGGTACGACACGGTGCTCGACGAGGAGAGCTCCAACGTCAGCGCGGGCGAGAAGCAACTGCTCACCATCGCCCGCGCGTTCATCACCGAGCCGACGATCCTGGTGCTGGACGAGGCGACCAGCTCGGTGGACACCCGTACCGAGGTGCTGATCCAGCACGGCATGACCGCGTTGCGGTCGGGCCGCACCAGCTTCGTCATCGCGCACCGGCTGTCGACCATCCGCGACGCCGACGTGATCCTGGTGATGGAGCACGGCGACATCGTCGAGCAGGGCACGCACGACCAGCTGCTCACGGCCGACGGCGCCTACGCCCGGCTGTACGCGGCGCAGTTCGCCGAGGCGGTCGCCGACCCCGACCCGGTCTGA
- a CDS encoding ABC transporter ATP-binding protein encodes MLLRLLRVYLRPHTKNIVLVVVFQFVQTLATLYLPTLNADIINNGVIKGDTGYIVRYGGIMLGIALVQIVCAAVAVYFGAKTAMGVGRDVRAAIFDRVQSFSVREVGQFGAPSLITRTTNDVQQVQLLVVITLTLMVSAPIMCVGGILMALNQDVPLSALLLVIVPVLVVVVTLVIRQMRPLFRTVQKRIDTVNRVMREQITGIRVIRAFVRDGYEQRRFAEANGQLMDVSLAVGRLMAIMFPAVMLIMNLSSVAVLWFGGHRIADNGMEIGALTAFLSYLMQILMSVMMATFMFIMVPRAEVCAERIEEVLDTETTVTIAADPVTELTVHGELELRNVAFGYPGAEQPVLSGIDLTARPGETTAIIGSTGSGKTTLLNLVPRLFDATGGQVLIDGVDVRQLDPVLLSRTVGMVPQKPYLFAGTVASNLRYGNPDATDDELWHALEVAQARDFVEAMQEGLAAPIGQGGSNVSGGQRQRLAIARMLVQRPEIYLFDDSFSALDYATDAALRAALVGETREATVVIVAQRVATIRHADRIVVLDEGRVVGTGTHEELMAGNETYREIVLSQLTEQEAA; translated from the coding sequence GTGCTTCTCAGACTGCTGCGGGTCTACTTGCGCCCGCACACCAAGAACATCGTGCTGGTGGTGGTGTTCCAGTTCGTGCAGACGCTCGCGACGCTCTACCTGCCGACGCTGAACGCCGACATCATCAACAACGGCGTGATCAAGGGCGACACCGGCTACATCGTGCGCTACGGCGGGATCATGCTGGGCATCGCGCTGGTCCAGATCGTCTGCGCCGCGGTCGCCGTCTACTTCGGGGCGAAGACCGCGATGGGGGTCGGCCGGGACGTGCGCGCCGCGATCTTCGACCGGGTGCAGAGCTTCTCGGTGCGCGAGGTCGGCCAGTTCGGCGCGCCGTCGCTGATCACCCGCACCACCAACGACGTCCAGCAGGTGCAGCTGCTCGTGGTGATCACGCTGACCCTGATGGTGTCGGCGCCGATCATGTGTGTCGGCGGCATCCTGATGGCGCTCAACCAGGACGTGCCGCTGTCCGCGCTGCTGCTGGTGATCGTCCCGGTCCTGGTGGTCGTCGTGACGCTGGTGATCCGCCAGATGCGGCCGCTGTTTCGCACCGTGCAGAAGCGCATCGACACCGTCAACCGGGTGATGCGCGAGCAGATCACCGGCATCCGGGTGATCCGCGCGTTCGTCCGCGACGGGTACGAGCAGCGCCGGTTCGCCGAGGCCAACGGCCAGCTGATGGACGTCTCGCTCGCGGTCGGCCGGCTGATGGCGATCATGTTCCCGGCGGTCATGCTGATCATGAACCTGTCCAGCGTCGCGGTGCTGTGGTTCGGCGGGCACCGCATCGCCGACAACGGGATGGAGATCGGCGCGCTCACCGCGTTCCTGAGCTACCTGATGCAGATCCTGATGTCGGTGATGATGGCGACCTTCATGTTCATCATGGTGCCGCGGGCCGAGGTGTGTGCCGAGCGCATCGAGGAGGTGCTCGACACCGAGACCACGGTCACCATCGCGGCCGACCCGGTCACCGAGCTGACCGTGCACGGCGAGCTGGAGCTGCGCAACGTCGCGTTCGGCTACCCGGGTGCCGAGCAACCGGTACTGTCCGGCATCGACCTGACCGCCCGGCCCGGCGAGACCACCGCGATCATCGGCTCCACCGGCAGCGGCAAGACCACCCTGCTCAACCTGGTGCCGCGGCTGTTCGACGCCACCGGCGGGCAGGTGCTGATCGACGGTGTCGATGTGCGGCAGCTCGACCCGGTGCTGCTGTCTCGCACGGTCGGCATGGTGCCGCAGAAGCCGTACCTGTTCGCCGGCACCGTGGCGAGCAACCTGCGCTACGGCAACCCGGACGCCACCGACGACGAGCTGTGGCACGCGCTGGAGGTGGCACAGGCCCGCGACTTCGTCGAGGCGATGCAGGAGGGCCTGGCCGCACCGATCGGCCAGGGCGGGTCGAACGTCTCCGGCGGCCAGCGGCAGCGCCTCGCGATCGCCCGGATGCTCGTCCAGCGACCGGAGATCTACCTGTTCGACGACTCGTTCTCGGCGCTGGACTACGCGACCGACGCCGCGCTGCGCGCCGCGCTGGTCGGCGAGACCCGGGAGGCGACGGTGGTGATCGTGGCGCAGCGGGTCGCGACCATCCGGCACGCCGACCGCATCGTCGTGCTCGACGAGGGCCGCGTCGTCGGTACCGGTACGCACGAGGAACTGATGGCCGGCAACGAGACCTACCGCGAGATCGTGCTGTCTCAGCTCACCGAGCAGGAGGCGGCATGA
- a CDS encoding MalY/PatB family protein: MHSYDTVRIDELRQSGSIKWARADPDVLAAWVAEMDYPLAPAIAAALHDAVARGYTGYPPDDASTGLPAATAGALARRGLAVPAERIRVLPDILRGIELAIGLYSAPGSPVLVPTPSYPPFFEVTSVCGRAIVPVPMVETEAGPGYDLAAIDAGFAAGAGTLILCNPHNPLGRTFGAAELRALAEVVDAHPGARVIADEVHAPLVHPGAAHVPYASVSAAAAGHSVTLVSASKGWNLPGLKCAQVVLTSEADAQRWDSLALVQTLGASSLGIVANLAAYAAGSGWLADTVSYLDGNRRLLADLLAEHLPAVRYRVPEATYLAWLDCRGLGVADPAAFFAAEARVLVNDGAAFGTVGRGFVRLNFATSAPILTEIVRRMGAAAAAHAPAGSGPVRPI; this comes from the coding sequence GTGCACAGCTACGACACCGTGCGGATCGACGAGCTCCGGCAGAGCGGAAGCATCAAGTGGGCTCGGGCGGATCCCGACGTGCTGGCCGCCTGGGTGGCCGAGATGGACTACCCGCTGGCTCCGGCGATCGCCGCGGCCCTGCACGACGCGGTGGCCCGCGGCTACACCGGTTATCCGCCGGACGACGCGAGCACCGGGCTGCCGGCCGCGACCGCCGGGGCCCTCGCCCGGCGGGGGCTGGCCGTACCGGCGGAGCGGATCCGGGTGCTGCCGGACATCCTGCGCGGCATCGAGCTCGCCATCGGGCTCTACTCGGCGCCGGGCAGCCCGGTGCTGGTACCGACGCCGTCGTACCCGCCGTTCTTCGAGGTGACGAGCGTCTGTGGGCGAGCGATCGTGCCGGTGCCGATGGTCGAGACCGAGGCGGGGCCCGGCTACGACCTGGCCGCGATCGACGCCGGGTTCGCCGCCGGCGCCGGCACGCTGATCCTGTGCAACCCGCACAACCCGCTGGGGCGTACGTTCGGCGCCGCCGAGCTGCGCGCGCTCGCCGAGGTGGTCGACGCGCACCCGGGTGCCCGGGTGATCGCCGACGAGGTGCACGCGCCGCTGGTCCACCCGGGCGCGGCGCACGTGCCGTACGCGAGCGTGTCGGCCGCGGCGGCGGGTCACTCGGTGACGCTGGTGTCGGCGTCGAAGGGGTGGAACCTGCCCGGCCTCAAGTGCGCCCAGGTGGTGCTGACCAGCGAGGCCGACGCGCAGCGCTGGGACTCGCTGGCGCTCGTGCAGACCCTCGGCGCGAGCAGCCTCGGCATCGTCGCCAACCTCGCCGCGTACGCCGCCGGCTCCGGCTGGCTGGCCGACACGGTGTCCTATCTGGACGGTAACCGCCGGCTGCTGGCCGACCTGCTCGCCGAGCACCTGCCAGCGGTGCGCTACCGGGTACCGGAGGCGACCTACCTCGCCTGGCTGGACTGCCGCGGGCTGGGTGTCGCCGACCCGGCCGCCTTCTTCGCCGCCGAGGCGCGGGTCCTGGTCAACGACGGCGCGGCCTTCGGCACGGTCGGCCGCGGTTTCGTCCGGCTCAACTTCGCCACCTCGGCGCCGATCCTGACCGAGATCGTGCGGCGGATGGGTGCCGCCGCGGCGGCGCACGCCCCGGCCGGTTCCGGCCCGGTACGGCCGATCTGA
- a CDS encoding DEAD/DEAH box helicase family protein has translation MSDAADELRARRFGGSWRRYQQQALDAFEADRAGGDHRFFAVLPPGAGKTLIGLEVARRLGRRTLVLAPNTAVAGQWAATWDRRFVPGGAPCGTDRDLTGAVNVLTYQSIAVLRPGTGAPHRRATLRGGSHDELLDLLHPNGRAVIETARGLGPWTLVLDECHHLLSTWGALVRAVVDALGERTALVGLTATPRRSLTGWQAELHDDLFGPADLEVPAPALVKAGTLAPYQELVYLTRPTPAEDTWLASETARFAQLRFQLIDHALGTVPLLAWLSARADRAHAPTGAHRNRAAGEPPADGPRLSWAAFEAAEPALARAALRFAHAGMIALPAGARLREMHRTAPDADDWVAVLGDFCTGHLQASEDDRDVAALAAIKRVLPGLGYRLTSRGLRAGPSPVDRLCGLSEAKIAATTHILATESAARGDRLRALVLCDFEQLPGRPSDRLTSVPLNTLSGSARLAFATLAAADVDGPGGLRPLLVTGATFAAPRALAAELVAAANRAGRRVGTEPLDETSVLLTGLPTRAAVALATEFFAAGRARVLIGTRALLGEGWDCPQVCVTVDLTTATTATAVTQMRGRGLRRDPADPAKLTDNWTVCCVAAEHPRGDADYLRLVRKHDAYFALGSGGEVESGVTHCDTALSPYVPPDAATAAAVTARALAAPARLARVRDEWRIGAPFAGVEAASLRVRSERPLGRSAPWLPGALLAPTAPAEHGPRIAPAYLVAGAVAVLLAASSLLLGPVAALAGGALAVAAGLAGIAVGLVRRHRIRTGPDALEQLAAAVADALHTAGGTERGAEALRVSPTVDGALRCELTGVPAEQSARFAAALDELLAPLAEPRYLVGRRVLVAPAGARGAVALALRSMARRPLPGAVAWHALPRWCARNAVRRESFAAAWERHVGPARLLAADSVEGAAVCELMRGEDPFAITAQLRTVWH, from the coding sequence GTGTCCGACGCCGCCGACGAACTGCGCGCCCGGCGGTTCGGCGGCTCCTGGCGGCGCTACCAGCAGCAGGCGCTGGACGCGTTCGAGGCGGACCGGGCCGGCGGCGACCACCGGTTCTTCGCGGTGCTGCCGCCGGGTGCCGGCAAGACGCTGATCGGCCTGGAGGTGGCCCGCCGCCTCGGCCGCCGGACTCTGGTACTCGCCCCCAACACCGCGGTCGCCGGGCAGTGGGCCGCCACCTGGGACCGGCGGTTCGTGCCCGGCGGGGCACCGTGCGGCACCGACCGCGACCTCACCGGAGCGGTCAACGTCCTGACGTACCAGTCGATCGCGGTGCTGCGGCCCGGCACCGGGGCACCACACCGGCGCGCCACGCTGCGCGGCGGCAGCCACGACGAGCTGCTCGACCTGCTGCACCCCAACGGCCGCGCGGTGATCGAGACGGCCCGCGGGCTCGGCCCGTGGACCCTGGTGTTGGACGAGTGCCACCACCTGCTGTCCACCTGGGGCGCGCTGGTGCGCGCGGTCGTCGACGCGCTCGGCGAGCGCACCGCACTGGTGGGCCTGACCGCCACCCCGCGCCGCTCGCTCACCGGGTGGCAGGCGGAGCTGCACGACGACCTGTTCGGGCCGGCCGACCTGGAGGTACCGGCACCGGCACTGGTCAAGGCCGGCACCCTCGCGCCGTACCAGGAGCTGGTCTACCTGACCCGACCGACCCCGGCCGAGGACACCTGGCTTGCCAGCGAGACCGCCCGGTTCGCGCAGCTGCGGTTCCAGCTGATCGACCACGCCCTCGGTACGGTGCCGCTGCTGGCCTGGCTGTCGGCCCGCGCCGACCGGGCGCACGCCCCGACCGGCGCGCACCGCAACCGGGCCGCGGGCGAGCCGCCTGCCGACGGGCCACGGTTGAGCTGGGCCGCCTTCGAGGCGGCCGAACCGGCGCTGGCCCGGGCGGCGTTGCGGTTCGCGCACGCCGGGATGATCGCGCTGCCGGCCGGCGCGCGGCTGCGCGAGATGCACCGCACCGCACCGGACGCCGACGACTGGGTGGCCGTACTGGGCGACTTCTGCACCGGTCACCTGCAGGCCAGCGAGGACGACCGGGACGTCGCGGCGCTCGCCGCGATCAAGCGGGTACTGCCCGGCCTCGGCTACCGGCTGACCAGCCGCGGCCTGCGGGCCGGACCGTCGCCGGTGGACCGGCTGTGCGGCCTGTCCGAGGCGAAGATCGCCGCCACCACGCACATCCTGGCAACGGAGTCCGCGGCGCGCGGCGACCGGCTGCGCGCGTTGGTGCTCTGCGACTTCGAGCAGCTGCCCGGCCGACCGTCCGACCGGCTCACCTCGGTCCCGCTGAACACGCTGTCCGGGTCGGCCCGGCTGGCGTTCGCCACGCTGGCCGCGGCCGACGTCGACGGCCCGGGCGGGCTGCGGCCGCTGCTGGTCACCGGGGCCACCTTCGCCGCACCGCGGGCGCTCGCGGCGGAGCTGGTCGCGGCGGCGAACCGAGCCGGGCGCCGGGTGGGCACCGAGCCGCTGGACGAGACGAGCGTGCTGCTGACCGGCCTGCCGACCCGGGCGGCGGTCGCCCTCGCCACCGAGTTCTTCGCCGCCGGCCGGGCCCGGGTGCTGATCGGCACCCGGGCCCTGCTCGGCGAGGGCTGGGACTGCCCGCAGGTGTGCGTCACCGTCGATCTGACCACCGCGACCACGGCGACCGCGGTGACCCAGATGCGCGGTCGGGGCCTGCGGCGCGACCCGGCCGATCCGGCGAAGCTGACCGACAACTGGACGGTGTGCTGCGTGGCGGCCGAGCATCCCCGGGGCGACGCCGACTACCTGCGGCTGGTGCGCAAGCACGACGCGTACTTCGCACTCGGTTCGGGTGGGGAGGTCGAGTCCGGCGTGACGCACTGCGACACCGCGCTGTCCCCGTACGTGCCGCCGGACGCCGCGACCGCCGCCGCGGTCACCGCCCGGGCGCTCGCCGCGCCCGCCCGGCTGGCCCGGGTGCGAGACGAGTGGCGGATCGGCGCACCGTTCGCCGGCGTCGAGGCGGCCAGCCTGCGGGTCCGGTCCGAGCGCCCGCTGGGCCGGTCCGCGCCGTGGTTGCCCGGTGCACTCCTGGCGCCCACGGCGCCGGCCGAGCACGGTCCGCGGATCGCGCCGGCGTACCTGGTGGCCGGCGCGGTGGCGGTGCTGCTCGCCGCATCGTCGCTGCTGCTCGGACCGGTCGCGGCGCTGGCCGGCGGCGCTCTCGCCGTCGCCGCCGGACTCGCCGGCATCGCCGTGGGGCTGGTCCGGCGCCACCGGATCCGTACCGGGCCGGACGCGCTGGAGCAGCTCGCCGCGGCGGTGGCGGACGCGCTGCACACCGCCGGCGGTACCGAGCGGGGCGCCGAGGCACTGCGCGTCTCGCCCACCGTGGACGGCGCGCTGCGGTGCGAGCTGACCGGCGTACCTGCGGAGCAGTCGGCCCGCTTCGCCGCCGCCCTGGACGAACTGCTCGCGCCGCTCGCCGAACCGCGCTACCTGGTCGGCCGGCGGGTACTGGTGGCCCCGGCCGGGGCGCGGGGTGCCGTGGCGCTCGCCCTACGCTCGATGGCACGGCGGCCGCTGCCGGGCGCGGTGGCGTGGCACGCACTACCGCGCTGGTGCGCGCGCAACGCGGTGCGCCGCGAGTCGTTCGCCGCCGCGTGGGAGCGGCACGTCGGCCCGGCCCGGCTGCTGGCCGCCGACTCCGTCGAGGGCGCCGCGGTCTGCGAGCTGATGCGCGGCGAGGACCCGTTCGCGATCACCGCCCAGCTGCGCACCGTCTGGCACTGA
- the glyA gene encoding serine hydroxymethyltransferase, with translation MSALHDTDPQLASLVDAERRRQFDVLRLIPSENYVSPAVLAATGTVLTNKYSEGYPHRRYYEGQQVIDQVEDLANERARQLFGVEHANVQPYSGSPANLAVYLAFLAPGDPVLAMGLPAGGHLTHGAPPSATGRWFDAVHYGVRRDTGRIDLDEVRDLARSHRPKLIICGGTAIPRTIDFAAFGEIAREVGAILLADIAHIAGLVVGGAHPSPVGHADVISTTTHKTLRGPRGAMLMSTAEHAKALDKAVFPGLQGGPHNHTTAAIAVALREAAQPDFAQYAHQIVANAQALATALTDRGYRLVSGGTDNHLLLVDLTNKGVTGKVAAKALDAAGVELNFNTVPFDPRRPFDPSGIRLGTPAITTRGLAPQHMPQVAEWIDRTVRAAADGDESGYADTAAQVREFLADFPIFGETA, from the coding sequence ATGTCCGCGTTGCACGACACCGATCCGCAGCTCGCCAGCCTGGTCGACGCCGAGCGGCGGCGCCAGTTCGACGTGTTGCGGCTGATCCCGTCGGAGAACTACGTCTCGCCCGCCGTGCTCGCGGCGACCGGCACGGTGCTGACCAACAAGTACTCCGAGGGGTACCCACACCGCCGCTACTACGAGGGCCAGCAGGTCATCGACCAGGTCGAGGACCTGGCCAACGAGCGCGCCCGGCAGCTGTTCGGGGTCGAACACGCGAACGTGCAGCCCTACTCCGGCTCGCCCGCGAACCTCGCCGTCTACCTGGCGTTCCTGGCGCCCGGCGACCCGGTGCTCGCGATGGGACTGCCGGCCGGTGGGCACCTGACCCATGGCGCGCCGCCGTCGGCCACCGGCCGCTGGTTCGACGCGGTGCACTACGGGGTACGCCGGGACACCGGCCGGATCGACCTGGACGAGGTCCGAGACCTGGCCCGCTCGCACCGGCCGAAGCTGATCATCTGCGGTGGTACCGCGATCCCGCGCACCATCGACTTCGCCGCGTTCGGCGAGATCGCCCGCGAGGTCGGCGCGATCCTGCTGGCCGACATCGCGCACATCGCCGGTCTGGTGGTCGGCGGCGCGCACCCCAGCCCGGTCGGGCACGCCGACGTCATCTCCACCACCACCCACAAGACGCTGCGCGGCCCGCGCGGGGCGATGCTGATGTCCACCGCCGAGCATGCCAAGGCGCTGGACAAGGCGGTCTTTCCGGGCCTGCAGGGCGGGCCGCACAACCACACCACGGCCGCCATCGCGGTGGCGCTGCGGGAGGCCGCGCAGCCGGACTTCGCGCAGTACGCGCACCAGATCGTGGCGAACGCGCAGGCGCTGGCCACCGCGCTGACCGACCGCGGCTACCGGCTGGTGTCCGGCGGCACCGACAACCACCTGCTACTGGTCGACTTGACCAACAAGGGCGTCACCGGCAAGGTGGCGGCGAAGGCACTGGACGCCGCCGGGGTCGAGCTGAACTTCAACACGGTGCCGTTCGACCCGCGCCGGCCGTTCGACCCGTCCGGGATCCGGCTCGGCACCCCGGCGATCACCACCCGCGGCCTCGCCCCGCAGCACATGCCGCAGGTGGCGGAGTGGATCGACCGGACGGTCCGGGCCGCGGCCGACGGCGACGAGTCCGGCTACGCCGACACCGCCGCCCAGGTCCGCGAGTTCCTCGCCGACTTCCCGATCTTCGGCGAGACCGCCTGA
- a CDS encoding ABC transporter ATP-binding protein codes for MTALALESVSKTFPSGTVAVDALDLSVSDGEVMVLLGPSGCGKSTILRMVAGLEDPTDGLIRFDGEIANGWSPRQRRVAMAFQDFALYPHMSVRGNLGFPLKLARQAPEAVSERVADLAAALGVADTLERRPGQLSGGQKQRVAMGRAIIREPRIFLLDEPLSNLDSALRQGLRAEISSLVRGIGVTTIYVTHDQTEALTMADRVAILRDGRIEQLSTPHGAYRAPESLFVAAFLGTPRMNLLWATVYAYLDDRLLLDLGHQHIALPWADPRVRDLVRYHGEQVIVGLRAEAVTPVGADRPGALRGIVRYAEHLGHETIAYLDVGGAAAGLDELTGAGHEAVMPVESSLRRWWRARRGGPAEPAVDAEPAETDPGRHEQHVAEFALRLPPYAAAKVGEVVSMRADLSQLHVFDRNGHRINTRGALSR; via the coding sequence ATGACAGCGCTGGCTCTTGAGTCAGTGTCCAAGACGTTCCCGAGCGGGACCGTGGCGGTCGACGCACTGGACCTGTCGGTGTCCGACGGTGAGGTGATGGTGCTGCTCGGCCCCTCCGGCTGTGGGAAGTCCACCATCCTGCGGATGGTGGCCGGGCTGGAGGACCCGACCGACGGACTGATCCGATTCGACGGCGAAATCGCGAACGGCTGGTCGCCCCGGCAGCGCCGGGTCGCGATGGCGTTCCAGGACTTCGCCCTGTACCCGCACATGTCGGTGCGCGGCAACCTCGGCTTCCCGCTGAAGCTCGCCCGGCAGGCGCCCGAGGCGGTCTCCGAACGGGTCGCCGACCTCGCCGCCGCGCTCGGTGTCGCCGACACCCTGGAGCGCCGGCCGGGCCAGCTGTCCGGTGGCCAGAAGCAGCGGGTGGCGATGGGCCGGGCGATCATCCGGGAGCCGCGCATCTTCCTGCTCGACGAGCCGCTGTCCAACCTGGACAGCGCGCTGCGGCAGGGGTTGCGCGCCGAGATCTCCAGCCTGGTCCGGGGCATCGGGGTGACGACCATCTACGTCACGCACGACCAGACGGAGGCGCTGACCATGGCCGACCGGGTCGCCATCCTGCGTGACGGCCGGATCGAACAGCTCAGTACCCCTCACGGCGCCTACCGCGCGCCGGAGTCGCTGTTCGTCGCCGCGTTCCTCGGTACCCCGCGGATGAACCTGCTCTGGGCCACCGTGTACGCCTACCTCGACGACCGGCTGTTGCTGGATCTGGGCCACCAGCACATCGCCCTGCCCTGGGCGGACCCGCGGGTGCGCGACCTGGTTCGCTACCACGGCGAGCAGGTCATCGTCGGGTTGCGGGCCGAGGCGGTCACCCCGGTCGGCGCGGACCGACCGGGGGCGCTGCGCGGGATCGTGCGCTACGCCGAACACCTCGGCCACGAGACGATCGCGTACCTGGACGTCGGTGGCGCGGCCGCCGGCCTGGACGAGTTGACCGGCGCCGGCCATGAGGCCGTCATGCCGGTGGAGAGCTCGCTGCGGCGGTGGTGGCGCGCGCGCCGGGGCGGTCCGGCCGAGCCGGCGGTGGACGCCGAACCGGCCGAGACCGATCCGGGCCGGCACGAACAGCACGTCGCGGAGTTCGCGTTGCGGCTCCCGCCGTACGCGGCGGCCAAGGTCGGTGAGGTCGTCTCGATGCGCGCCGACCTGTCCCAGTTGCACGTGTTCGACCGCAACGGCCACCGCATCAACACCCGCGGCGCGCTGTCGCGCTGA
- a CDS encoding YaaA family protein → MFVLLPPSETKAPGGQGAPLQLARLSFPSLGSTRSRIIAAVQAASTDVDLARTVLRLSARQDAELAANRALWHSPTTPALLRYSGVLYEALDYPALPAPDRRRADERLIVGSALFGAVRASDPIPAYRLSAGVRLPGLGSLRSVWRPVLTAALAGGPVLDLRSSVYQALGPVPDAITVRVVSPRPDGRLVVVSHHNKAYKGRLARAMCAADRLDGIEDVILAAKTAELDVTRTGDSELQLRTETG, encoded by the coding sequence GTGTTCGTGTTGTTGCCGCCCTCCGAGACGAAGGCGCCCGGCGGTCAGGGCGCCCCGCTGCAACTGGCCCGGCTGTCGTTCCCGTCGCTGGGATCGACCCGCTCCCGGATCATCGCCGCGGTCCAGGCCGCATCGACCGACGTCGACCTGGCCCGGACCGTACTGCGGCTCTCCGCACGCCAGGACGCCGAACTCGCCGCGAACCGGGCGCTCTGGCACTCCCCCACGACACCGGCACTGCTGCGCTACAGCGGCGTGCTGTACGAAGCGCTCGACTACCCGGCACTGCCGGCTCCCGACCGGCGCCGGGCGGACGAGCGGCTGATCGTCGGATCCGCCCTGTTCGGCGCGGTTCGGGCAAGCGACCCGATCCCGGCGTACCGGCTCTCGGCCGGCGTCCGGTTGCCCGGCCTCGGCTCGCTGCGCTCGGTCTGGCGGCCGGTGCTGACCGCCGCGCTGGCCGGCGGGCCCGTCCTGGACCTGCGTTCCTCGGTGTACCAGGCGCTCGGTCCGGTGCCCGACGCGATCACCGTCCGGGTCGTCTCGCCCCGCCCGGACGGCCGGCTCGTCGTCGTCAGCCACCACAACAAGGCGTACAAGGGGCGGCTCGCCCGGGCGATGTGCGCCGCCGACCGGCTCGACGGCATCGAGGACGTCATCCTCGCCGCGAAGACCGCCGAACTGGACGTGACCCGTACCGGCGACAGTGAGCTGCAGCTGCGCACCGAGACCGGCTGA